The Actinopolyspora erythraea genome has a segment encoding these proteins:
- a CDS encoding tetratricopeptide repeat-containing diguanylate cyclase has product MHIPETEVGPVEDFAEHFDRIRSLARDGDNAGAIEEADRIAAAATDPLVICRALVLKLGRLFNLGRTQQCPAVLDWAFEVLSDRRAPALRGHLHALAGIIAAADSLERCVRHLVQAERELDSERGPTEDIVVARHDLAVTYSYLGFHAQAAPLAERCYRAGQALGLPSGDHALPEVAVRWAVSLDHLGDAEGCADMLRWVLETWGERTDPRRLWPAEQYYYGYAAMRLRALGEPAEVNPVLFSVEEQGWEVADLRMLAGACESIAAGDPTGALRRLDRPTHPYTLGTAEPHRVRALAHAAAGDHRSAREADREATRAATSDTGRLRDRLVDGTRTQLDHEALRRTVEQYASEALTDPLTGLPNRRHFDRYVARLAEDGVDAAIGVIDLDGFKTVNTVYGHLSGDLVLQRVAAILARTLRQGDFVARYGGDEFVAVLPRTELPDAHRIGARIASAVADGDWDALVAGTPVSVTIGWADLTDPLGLPGTLESADRAMLSRKRLAGSPRG; this is encoded by the coding sequence ATGCATATTCCGGAGACGGAGGTCGGGCCCGTCGAGGACTTCGCGGAACACTTCGACAGGATCCGGTCGCTGGCTCGCGACGGTGACAACGCGGGCGCCATCGAGGAGGCCGACCGGATAGCCGCCGCCGCGACGGATCCGCTCGTGATCTGCCGGGCTCTGGTGCTCAAGCTCGGCAGGCTGTTCAACCTGGGGCGCACGCAGCAGTGCCCCGCGGTGCTGGACTGGGCCTTCGAGGTGCTGTCGGACCGCCGGGCTCCCGCCCTGCGGGGCCACCTGCACGCACTGGCCGGGATCATCGCCGCCGCCGACTCACTGGAGCGCTGCGTACGGCACCTCGTGCAGGCGGAACGCGAGCTGGACAGCGAGCGGGGGCCGACGGAGGACATCGTCGTCGCCCGGCACGACCTGGCGGTGACCTACTCCTACCTGGGGTTCCACGCCCAGGCGGCGCCATTGGCCGAACGCTGCTACCGCGCGGGCCAGGCCCTCGGACTGCCCAGCGGGGACCACGCGCTGCCCGAAGTCGCGGTGCGCTGGGCTGTTTCGCTGGACCACCTGGGCGACGCCGAGGGCTGCGCCGACATGCTGCGCTGGGTGCTGGAAACCTGGGGCGAGCGCACCGATCCGCGCCGGCTCTGGCCCGCCGAGCAGTACTACTACGGTTACGCCGCGATGCGGCTGCGGGCGCTCGGCGAGCCCGCCGAGGTAAACCCGGTCCTGTTCAGTGTCGAGGAACAGGGCTGGGAGGTGGCCGACCTGCGGATGCTGGCCGGTGCCTGCGAGTCGATCGCGGCGGGCGATCCCACCGGGGCGCTGCGTCGACTCGACCGCCCCACCCACCCCTACACGCTGGGAACCGCCGAACCGCACCGCGTGCGCGCCCTGGCACACGCCGCCGCCGGTGACCACCGCTCCGCCCGCGAGGCGGACCGGGAGGCCACGCGGGCTGCCACCAGCGACACCGGCCGGTTGCGCGACCGGCTGGTCGACGGCACCAGGACCCAGCTCGACCACGAGGCGTTACGCCGCACCGTGGAGCAGTACGCCTCGGAAGCGCTCACGGACCCACTCACCGGGCTGCCCAACCGCAGGCACTTCGACCGCTATGTGGCGCGGCTGGCCGAGGACGGCGTCGACGCCGCGATAGGGGTCATCGACCTGGACGGTTTCAAGACCGTCAACACCGTCTACGGCCACCTATCGGGCGATCTGGTGCTGCAGCGGGTGGCCGCCATCCTCGCCAGAACACTGCGGCAGGGCGACTTCGTCGCGCGTTACGGCGGGGACGAGTTCGTCGCGGTGCTGCCCCGGACCGAACTCCCGGACGCCCACCGCATCGGGGCCCGGATAGCGAGCGCGGTCGCCGACGGGGACTGGGACGCGCTGGTGGCGGGAACTCCGGTCTCGGTCACGATCGGCTGGGCCGACCTGACGGATCCGCTCGGTCTGCCCGGCACCCTCGAGTCCGCCGACCGCGCCATGCTGAGCCGGAAGAGGCTGGCGGGAAGCCCCCGTGGCTGA
- a CDS encoding DUF4288 domain-containing protein translates to MSNRGSEPEPEQPRDMPPPVELPEELVEGADRSINIGGDPTPGGRSSAFASEEPDAYVAVLVTESTSDSPDFQPLYEESFVLLTAHSEEEALEKAREYGKQQEISYHNEHQQLVTWRLKHVVEVKQVEDATFDDGSELYSRFFRDYARYRSFEPTLEGEEP, encoded by the coding sequence ATGAGCAACCGCGGCAGCGAGCCGGAGCCCGAACAGCCTCGTGATATGCCACCTCCGGTGGAGCTTCCCGAGGAGCTGGTGGAGGGGGCCGACCGTTCGATCAACATCGGTGGCGATCCGACGCCGGGTGGCCGATCGTCCGCTTTCGCCTCGGAGGAGCCGGACGCCTACGTTGCGGTACTGGTGACGGAGTCGACCTCGGACTCGCCCGACTTCCAGCCGCTGTACGAGGAGTCGTTCGTGCTGCTGACGGCTCACTCGGAGGAGGAAGCCCTCGAGAAGGCGCGCGAGTACGGCAAGCAGCAGGAGATCAGCTACCACAACGAGCACCAGCAGCTGGTCACCTGGCGGCTCAAGCACGTCGTGGAGGTCAAGCAGGTCGAGGACGCGACCTTCGACGACGGCTCCGAGCTCTACAGCAGGTTCTTCCGCGACTACGCGCGTTACCGCTCCTTCGAGCCGACCCTGGAGGGCGAGGAACCCTGA
- a CDS encoding methylaspartate mutase translates to MLTYPPSSFAGYVDSAYRSGSLIVQPRMGFGDPETMRRGLVEVRRSGVRAVGTITLDSYTRTGDYEALRRALDDGVPLNGFPLVTYPHEVTASVLEGVWDSEFPVQVRHGCPLPGDIFAAISDLGLDASEGGPVSYCLPYSRVPLEESIAAWSRACERFAVTSERGVLPHVESFGGCMLGQLCPPSLLLTLTVLEGMFFRAHGLTSVSLSYAQQTHFEQDLEALAALRRLGEEFLPDIDWHTVVYAYMGVYPFERLAAEALLRDAAELAVRGGAGRLLVKTPAEAHRIPTIAENVRSLRLAAAAAAGVENAGAAGVRRETGIYEEARALIEAVLELGEDPGTALGRSFERGLLDVPYCLHPDNPGRARSYVDETGRLRWASVGAMPIGPVPDTREITGSDLLASLYYVQRKYDRHALREMRVEPEGNEPGGDLTIR, encoded by the coding sequence GTGCTGACGTATCCGCCCTCTTCCTTCGCGGGATACGTCGACTCCGCTTACCGCTCCGGAAGTCTGATCGTGCAGCCCCGGATGGGGTTCGGCGACCCGGAGACGATGCGACGGGGACTGGTCGAGGTCAGGCGGTCGGGGGTGCGGGCCGTTGGAACGATCACACTGGACAGCTACACCAGAACCGGTGATTACGAGGCGTTGCGCCGCGCGCTGGACGACGGCGTGCCGTTGAACGGTTTTCCGCTCGTCACTTATCCCCACGAGGTGACCGCGAGCGTTCTCGAAGGGGTCTGGGACAGTGAGTTCCCGGTACAGGTGAGGCACGGTTGCCCACTTCCGGGAGACATTTTCGCGGCCATCTCCGATCTGGGACTGGACGCGAGCGAGGGGGGACCGGTCTCCTACTGTCTGCCGTACAGCAGAGTACCGCTCGAAGAATCCATCGCGGCGTGGTCCAGAGCCTGTGAACGGTTCGCCGTGACGTCGGAACGCGGTGTGCTGCCACACGTGGAGAGCTTCGGTGGCTGCATGTTGGGGCAGTTGTGCCCGCCGAGCCTGCTGCTGACCCTTACGGTTCTCGAGGGGATGTTCTTCCGTGCGCACGGGCTTACCAGCGTTTCGCTGAGCTACGCTCAGCAGACCCATTTCGAACAGGATCTGGAGGCGCTGGCGGCGCTTCGCCGGTTGGGGGAGGAGTTCCTCCCCGACATCGACTGGCACACGGTCGTCTACGCCTACATGGGGGTCTATCCCTTCGAACGCCTCGCTGCCGAGGCGTTGCTCCGCGACGCGGCGGAACTGGCCGTCCGTGGCGGTGCCGGGAGGTTGCTCGTGAAAACTCCCGCGGAGGCGCACCGGATTCCCACCATCGCCGAGAACGTCCGATCGCTCCGACTCGCCGCCGCGGCGGCCGCGGGGGTGGAGAACGCCGGGGCGGCCGGTGTTCGGCGGGAAACCGGGATCTACGAGGAGGCCAGAGCGCTCATCGAAGCGGTTCTCGAACTCGGTGAGGATCCGGGAACGGCGTTGGGACGATCCTTCGAGCGCGGGCTGCTCGACGTACCGTACTGCCTGCACCCGGACAATCCGGGCCGCGCTCGCAGCTATGTGGACGAGACCGGTCGCTTGCGGTGGGCCTCGGTCGGTGCGATGCCGATCGGGCCGGTACCGGATACCCGCGAGATCACCGGCTCGGACCTGCTGGCCTCGCTCTATTACGTTCAGCGAAAATACGACCGACACGCGCTGCGTGAGATGCGCGTGGAACCCGAGGGAAACGAACCCGGGGGAGATCTGACGATCCGATGA
- a CDS encoding MbtH family protein, which produces MSTNPFDNENGSFLVLINDEGQYSLWPEFIEVPAGWTSVHSGDRESCLEYIERNWTDMRPRSLVEAMAE; this is translated from the coding sequence ATGAGCACCAACCCCTTCGACAACGAGAACGGAAGCTTTCTGGTGCTGATCAACGACGAGGGGCAGTACTCGCTCTGGCCGGAATTCATCGAGGTTCCCGCGGGCTGGACGAGCGTTCACAGTGGGGACCGGGAGTCCTGCCTGGAGTACATCGAACGGAACTGGACCGACATGCGCCCCCGCAGCCTCGTCGAGGCGATGGCGGAATAA
- a CDS encoding LysR family transcriptional regulator, producing MHEREIRAFVTIADARRMDRAAQQLGYSQPAISYQIKCLEKSLRTKLFERTPEGVRLTESGRVILPAARELLELMERMKRSSGVDGVASGLDHLLTGRMGAPSAVAR from the coding sequence ATGCACGAAAGAGAGATCCGCGCCTTCGTGACCATCGCCGACGCCAGGCGTATGGACCGTGCGGCACAACAGCTCGGATACTCACAACCGGCGATCAGCTACCAGATCAAGTGTTTGGAGAAATCGCTGCGGACGAAGCTCTTCGAACGAACCCCGGAAGGGGTGCGGCTCACCGAATCCGGGAGAGTGATCCTGCCGGCCGCCCGGGAGCTGCTGGAACTCATGGAGCGCATGAAGCGGAGCTCCGGAGTCGACGGAGTCGCGTCCGGGCTCGACCACCTGCTGACCGGACGGATGGGGGCACCTTCGGCCGTCGCACGGTAG
- a CDS encoding cobalamin B12-binding domain-containing protein, with amino-acid sequence MTGSELARPTGSTGDEEMRVLLSSVPSDAHTWNLVFLQLALEQAGIRVWNLGACVPTASLLDAAGDWQPDAVVISTVNGHGYPDGRHLIGEFRARPPLRSIPIVIGGKLGIAGASDRHRIREMVRLGFDAVFPDDADFTELESFLRGLPATTARAMRSEGGPAC; translated from the coding sequence ATGACCGGTTCCGAACTCGCGCGCCCGACGGGTTCCACCGGGGACGAGGAGATGCGCGTTCTGCTGTCCAGCGTTCCCTCCGACGCGCACACCTGGAATCTGGTTTTCCTGCAGCTGGCTCTGGAACAGGCCGGTATCCGGGTGTGGAACCTGGGAGCTTGCGTTCCCACCGCGTCACTGTTGGACGCCGCAGGCGACTGGCAGCCCGACGCGGTCGTGATCAGTACAGTCAACGGACACGGTTACCCCGACGGCAGGCATCTCATCGGTGAATTCCGCGCTCGGCCCCCGCTGAGGTCGATACCGATCGTTATCGGTGGAAAACTCGGCATCGCCGGTGCTTCGGACAGGCATCGCATCCGGGAGATGGTTCGACTCGGGTTCGACGCCGTGTTCCCCGATGACGCGGACTTCACCGAGCTCGAGAGCTTCCTGCGCGGTCTGCCTGCCACAACCGCGAGGGCGATGCGTTCGGAGGGGGGACCGGCGTGCTGA
- a CDS encoding DUF3995 domain-containing protein, translated as MSPSATRAHPTRGQLRSAWAAFWCGLLFALVNLYWTLGGTFALETVGGRLARAVVERNPAMMFVLAVTVLVKLGGALFALALVQPWGSVFPRWLLLVCGWSGTAVLVGYGGVLVGAAAALEIGVIPAPPEVDWTALRGHLYVWDMWFLIWGVLLGLAMVGFTRRR; from the coding sequence ATGTCTCCGTCCGCCACCCGCGCACACCCGACCCGTGGGCAACTCCGGAGCGCCTGGGCGGCGTTCTGGTGCGGGTTACTGTTCGCGCTCGTCAACCTCTACTGGACGTTGGGGGGCACGTTCGCCCTCGAGACAGTGGGAGGTCGGCTCGCGCGGGCCGTGGTCGAGCGGAACCCGGCTATGATGTTCGTGCTCGCCGTCACCGTGCTGGTCAAACTCGGTGGTGCGCTGTTCGCACTGGCACTGGTCCAGCCGTGGGGGAGTGTGTTCCCACGCTGGTTGTTGCTGGTGTGCGGTTGGTCGGGAACGGCCGTGCTCGTGGGGTACGGGGGAGTGCTCGTCGGCGCCGCCGCCGCACTCGAGATCGGTGTCATTCCCGCTCCACCGGAAGTGGACTGGACGGCCCTGCGTGGACATCTCTACGTCTGGGACATGTGGTTTCTGATCTGGGGAGTGTTGTTGGGGCTGGCGATGGTGGGCTTCACCCGTCGTCGCTGA
- a CDS encoding GuaB1 family IMP dehydrogenase-related protein, protein MRFLNGQRPTTDLTYDDVFLAPVRSGVESRFDVDLSTSDGSGTTLPIVVANMTAVAGRRMAETVARRGGLVVLPQDVAPEAVAEIVSWVKSRHVVWDTPLVLHEGDAVADALNLLPKRAHGAVVIVDDRERPLGVVDERCCTGVDRFARLGEVADRDPVVLPLETKPREVFETLHQRGSDVALAVNGSGELSGIMTRRGALRSEIYTPAVDSSGRLRVAAAVGVSGDVAGKTSALLEAGVDMLVADTAHGHQEKMIAALRAIRSVSPEVPVVAGNVVTAEGVRDLVEAGADVVKVGVGPGAMCTTRMMTGVGRPQFSAVAECAEAAAELGKRIWADGGVRHPRDVALALAAGAASVMVGSWFAGTYESPGDLQRDEHGNAYKESFGMASKRAVTARTRSDSGFDQARKALFEEGISSSRMRLDPNAPGVEDLLDEISSGLRSSCTYAGARTLSEFHDRAVVGIQSAAGFAEGRPLPSGW, encoded by the coding sequence GTGCGGTTCTTGAACGGACAACGGCCCACCACGGACCTTACCTACGACGACGTGTTCCTCGCCCCGGTGCGTTCGGGGGTGGAGTCGCGGTTCGACGTGGATCTGTCGACCAGCGACGGCTCCGGCACGACGCTGCCGATCGTGGTCGCCAACATGACCGCCGTCGCGGGGCGGCGGATGGCCGAGACCGTCGCCCGGCGGGGTGGTCTCGTGGTGCTGCCGCAGGACGTGGCTCCGGAAGCCGTGGCGGAGATCGTCTCCTGGGTGAAGTCCCGGCACGTCGTGTGGGACACCCCGCTCGTGCTGCACGAGGGGGACGCGGTCGCCGACGCGCTCAACCTGCTGCCGAAGCGGGCCCACGGTGCGGTGGTGATCGTCGACGACCGGGAACGCCCGCTGGGGGTGGTCGACGAACGCTGCTGCACCGGCGTGGACCGGTTCGCCCGGCTCGGCGAGGTCGCCGACCGCGACCCGGTGGTGCTGCCGCTGGAGACCAAGCCGCGCGAGGTGTTCGAGACGCTGCACCAGCGGGGCAGTGACGTGGCGCTGGCCGTGAACGGTTCCGGGGAGCTCAGCGGCATCATGACGCGGCGCGGCGCGCTGCGTTCCGAGATCTACACCCCGGCCGTGGACTCCTCGGGCAGGCTGCGCGTGGCGGCCGCCGTGGGGGTCAGCGGTGACGTGGCGGGCAAGACCTCGGCGCTGTTGGAAGCCGGGGTGGACATGCTGGTCGCCGACACCGCGCACGGCCACCAGGAGAAGATGATCGCCGCGCTGCGCGCGATCCGCTCGGTTTCCCCGGAGGTGCCGGTGGTCGCGGGCAACGTGGTCACCGCCGAGGGGGTGCGCGACCTGGTCGAGGCGGGCGCCGACGTGGTCAAGGTCGGCGTGGGGCCCGGCGCGATGTGCACCACCAGGATGATGACCGGGGTGGGCAGACCGCAGTTCTCGGCCGTGGCCGAGTGCGCCGAGGCCGCGGCCGAGCTGGGCAAGCGGATCTGGGCCGACGGCGGCGTCCGCCACCCCAGGGACGTGGCGCTGGCGCTGGCCGCGGGGGCGGCCTCGGTGATGGTCGGCTCCTGGTTCGCGGGCACTTACGAGTCCCCCGGTGACCTGCAGCGCGACGAGCACGGCAACGCCTACAAGGAGTCCTTCGGGATGGCCTCCAAGCGCGCCGTCACCGCGCGCACCCGTTCGGACAGCGGTTTCGACCAGGCCCGCAAGGCGCTGTTCGAGGAGGGGATCTCCAGTTCCCGGATGCGGCTGGACCCCAACGCCCCCGGGGTGGAGGACCTGCTCGACGAGATCAGCTCGGGACTGCGCTCCTCCTGCACCTACGCGGGTGCCAGGACGCTCTCGGAGTTCCATGACCGGGCCGTGGTGGGCATCCAGTCGGCGGCGGGCTTTGCCGAGGGCAGGCCGCTGCCCAGCGGCTGGTGA
- the fabG gene encoding 3-oxoacyl-ACP reductase FabG, translating into MSSRRRVVVTGASRGIGRAVAERMAGEGFDIAFCYRSESESARDVAESLSRSGARVHHAACDVTDADAVGAFLGEAEQEIGPFDTLVNCAGVVRDNPMVRMGIDEWNTVLDTNLNGTFHFCRSMVFGLMKRKGGAIVNVSSVAGVSASPTQTNYSAAKAGINGMSRSLAKEVASFGIRVNVVAPGFIDTDMTAEVSEKARTKTLEAVPLGRVGEPYEVADLVSYLVSDRASYITGQVLRIDGGITL; encoded by the coding sequence ATGTCCAGCAGAAGGCGAGTGGTAGTGACCGGTGCGTCTCGCGGAATCGGCAGAGCGGTCGCCGAGCGGATGGCCGGTGAGGGATTCGACATCGCGTTTTGCTACCGTTCGGAATCCGAGTCGGCGCGAGACGTGGCAGAATCGTTGAGCCGTTCCGGGGCACGGGTGCATCACGCGGCGTGTGACGTCACCGACGCGGATGCGGTAGGGGCGTTTCTGGGTGAGGCCGAGCAGGAAATCGGCCCATTCGACACCTTGGTGAACTGTGCCGGAGTGGTTCGTGACAACCCCATGGTACGAATGGGAATCGATGAGTGGAACACCGTTTTGGACACTAATCTGAACGGCACTTTCCACTTCTGCAGATCCATGGTTTTCGGTCTGATGAAACGCAAGGGCGGCGCGATCGTGAACGTTTCCTCGGTCGCGGGCGTGAGCGCCAGCCCGACACAGACGAACTATTCCGCGGCCAAGGCGGGGATCAACGGCATGAGCAGATCCCTGGCAAAGGAAGTGGCCTCGTTCGGTATCCGGGTCAATGTGGTGGCCCCCGGTTTCATCGACACCGACATGACCGCCGAAGTCTCGGAGAAAGCCCGGACCAAGACGCTCGAAGCGGTCCCGCTGGGCCGGGTCGGAGAGCCGTACGAGGTGGCCGACCTGGTGTCCTATCTGGTCTCCGATCGGGCGAGCTACATAACCGGACAGGTGTTGCGCATCGACGGAGGCATCACGTTATGA